In a single window of the Bradyrhizobium erythrophlei genome:
- a CDS encoding outer membrane protein, producing MKRLLLGAAAFIAFAAPAVAADLPARTYTKAPAYTAPEVVYNWTGFYIGGNIGGAFSGNNSLEGSGGRFMGGVQGGVDYQFATNWVIGAEAQYDWLSSNNNGVLFPGGTLVTSNNDQLGSVTGRLGYTWGPALLYAKGGYAWRDNNNIGASVGGAPVAFTTDGSHRDGYTVGAGLEYMFAPSWSAKVEYQYYNFGNTTFTSGPADIVGSRFRDDEHTVKVGVNYRFGWGGPVATRY from the coding sequence ATGAAAAGACTATTGCTCGGCGCAGCCGCCTTCATCGCTTTCGCGGCTCCCGCCGTGGCGGCCGATTTGCCGGCCCGCACCTACACAAAGGCTCCGGCCTACACGGCGCCGGAAGTTGTCTATAACTGGACCGGATTCTACATCGGCGGCAACATTGGCGGTGCGTTCTCCGGCAATAACAGCCTGGAGGGCAGCGGCGGCCGGTTTATGGGCGGCGTACAGGGTGGCGTCGATTACCAGTTCGCAACCAACTGGGTCATCGGTGCCGAAGCCCAGTACGACTGGCTCAGCAGCAACAATAATGGCGTGCTGTTTCCGGGTGGCACGCTGGTCACCTCCAACAACGACCAGCTTGGCTCGGTCACCGGCCGGCTCGGCTACACTTGGGGCCCGGCGTTGCTCTACGCCAAGGGCGGTTACGCCTGGCGCGATAACAACAATATCGGCGCTAGTGTGGGCGGTGCACCCGTGGCCTTCACGACCGATGGAAGCCACCGGGATGGCTATACCGTCGGCGCCGGTCTGGAATACATGTTCGCGCCAAGCTGGTCCGCCAAGGTCGAATACCAGTATTACAATTTCGGCAACACCACCTTCACCAGTGGTCCCGCCGACATCGTCGGCTCCCGGTTCCGGGACGACGAGCATACGGTCAAGGTCGGCGTGAACTATCGCTTCGGCTGGGGCGGCCCGGTCGCCACGCGCTACTGA
- a CDS encoding DUF6719 family protein — MRALLLGLILSAASLPCLAQTVLKSEPLVLAPYEIALVQDASCPAGKVLKVTGAIRGLHRRKACVSLAAERASLAAVAP, encoded by the coding sequence ATGCGTGCACTGTTGTTAGGTTTGATTTTATCCGCGGCTTCTCTGCCGTGCCTTGCCCAGACCGTCCTGAAATCCGAACCCCTTGTGCTTGCGCCCTATGAAATCGCCTTGGTGCAGGATGCCTCGTGTCCCGCCGGCAAAGTGCTCAAGGTCACCGGCGCAATAAGGGGCCTGCATCGCAGAAAGGCCTGTGTCTCGCTGGCCGCCGAGCGGGCGTCGCTCGCGGCGGTGGCACCTTAG
- a CDS encoding acyltransferase family protein encodes MPFVRSGRENDKLAYRADIDGLRAVSILLVIGYHARLVPGGFIGVDIFFVISGFLITRIILNEAGAGTFSPAEFYARRIRRIFPALIVVLAVSWLVGWFVLLPDQFSLLGKGIAAGVAFVSNLFQLSQAGYFAPEAADNPLLHLWSLGIEEQFYIFWPLVLLMLFGSKRRRFRMAAIAVASFAVGLLIFFGYKEWSFYSPISRGWELLAGAILANQDFERPKREAGGFANFDDLRAAIGIAAILGAAIWFNTNSLFPGVDALLPVLGAVLIILSPNSSINRILLSNRPMVLIGLISYPLYLWHWPLLSYLGIVRNGNANTVEIWAAILVAFILAWLTFRFVEIPLRRQQNAVPRLSFGLIAVGVAGILTVNASGFGFRFPPEIRDIAQIQQQNNAGLRNECFSEAAGARLGPNCIEKGDKPLLFVWGDSTAAALYPGLKKAEETVPFRLAHFAAPGCAPILAAGGSPCDVTNDRVFGFIKSSAPQIVLLHAMWDKHNDLGKLMETIGKLRAINVPRIVILGPVPVWKRTLPHSLVNFYRMRHTIVDRIAAGVSGPENDERMEGFSRAAGVEYISAWHILCDQEGCLTRIGPTANDVVTTDIVHLSDAGSSFLIDAIGGSLFSPQ; translated from the coding sequence TTGCCGTTCGTTCGGTCCGGGCGCGAAAACGACAAACTTGCGTATCGCGCCGACATCGACGGTCTGCGAGCGGTCTCCATTCTGTTGGTGATCGGATATCACGCGCGGCTGGTTCCCGGCGGGTTTATCGGCGTCGACATCTTTTTCGTTATTTCCGGCTTCCTGATCACCCGCATCATTCTCAACGAGGCCGGAGCCGGCACCTTCTCGCCGGCGGAATTCTACGCTCGACGGATTCGCCGGATATTTCCGGCGCTTATCGTCGTGCTGGCCGTTAGCTGGCTGGTCGGCTGGTTTGTCCTGCTGCCGGACCAGTTTTCCTTGCTTGGCAAGGGCATCGCCGCCGGCGTGGCTTTTGTGTCCAACCTGTTTCAGCTCTCGCAGGCCGGCTATTTTGCGCCCGAGGCGGCCGACAATCCGCTCCTCCACCTTTGGTCGTTAGGTATCGAGGAGCAGTTCTACATTTTCTGGCCGCTAGTTCTGTTGATGCTGTTCGGATCGAAGCGGCGCCGGTTCCGGATGGCAGCGATCGCGGTTGCGTCGTTCGCGGTCGGCCTCTTGATTTTCTTCGGCTACAAGGAGTGGTCGTTCTACTCGCCGATATCGAGGGGGTGGGAGCTGCTGGCCGGCGCCATCCTGGCAAACCAGGACTTTGAGCGTCCCAAACGCGAAGCTGGCGGCTTTGCCAACTTTGACGACTTGCGGGCGGCAATCGGCATAGCGGCGATCCTCGGTGCCGCGATCTGGTTCAACACCAACAGTTTGTTTCCGGGTGTAGACGCGTTGCTTCCGGTGCTCGGCGCCGTGCTGATTATCCTGTCGCCGAATTCGTCGATAAACCGGATTTTACTGTCGAACCGACCGATGGTGCTGATCGGGTTGATCAGCTATCCGCTCTATCTTTGGCACTGGCCGCTGTTGTCCTATCTCGGGATTGTACGAAATGGGAACGCGAACACGGTGGAAATCTGGGCAGCCATCCTCGTTGCTTTTATTCTGGCGTGGCTGACATTCCGTTTCGTCGAGATCCCGCTTCGCCGACAGCAAAACGCCGTGCCGAGATTGTCTTTCGGACTGATTGCGGTCGGCGTAGCCGGAATTTTAACGGTCAATGCGTCCGGCTTTGGCTTTCGCTTCCCCCCGGAGATTCGCGACATCGCGCAGATTCAGCAGCAGAACAATGCCGGACTGCGCAATGAATGTTTTTCGGAGGCGGCTGGAGCTCGGCTCGGCCCGAACTGCATCGAGAAGGGCGACAAGCCTCTTTTATTTGTTTGGGGAGATTCCACCGCGGCAGCGCTCTATCCGGGATTAAAAAAAGCCGAGGAAACCGTTCCGTTTCGCCTGGCTCACTTTGCCGCCCCGGGGTGCGCGCCGATTTTGGCGGCCGGAGGATCGCCTTGTGATGTGACCAACGATCGCGTGTTTGGTTTTATAAAATCGTCCGCCCCGCAGATCGTGCTGCTTCACGCGATGTGGGACAAGCACAACGATCTGGGCAAACTCATGGAGACCATCGGCAAACTGAGGGCCATCAACGTCCCGCGAATTGTCATTTTGGGGCCGGTGCCGGTATGGAAACGCACACTGCCGCATTCGCTGGTGAATTTTTACCGAATGCGGCACACCATCGTCGACAGGATCGCGGCAGGCGTGTCCGGGCCGGAGAACGACGAACGAATGGAAGGCTTCAGCAGGGCCGCCGGCGTGGAATATATCTCGGCATGGCATATCCTCTGCGATCAGGAGGGATGCCTGACCCGCATCGGCCCCACGGCAAACGACGTAGTAACCACCGATATCGTGCATTTGTCGGACGCCGGCTCAAGCTTCCTGATCGACGCGATCGGAGGGAGTCTGTTCTCGCCGCAATGA